Proteins co-encoded in one Symmachiella macrocystis genomic window:
- a CDS encoding LptF/LptG family permease, with product MRLLQRYVLFELLRVFAIALTGLTLMLTFVGVIGEATRNGLGPKLILQILPYIVPSLMPFTIPATLLLTVTVVYGRMSGDQEITAIKAAGINVMSIIMPSIIIGLALSLGTFILTDQFIPWAKGRTKQIVATGMEDIFLDILRAKHKFVEDKMGIAINVLDVDGRTLVGPRIHFKRGSGEAIHIEAESAKLGFDTEKNEIRLRLWNGTVNTPGNAGVRFVQEDKSFPLPRDISEMHPRDISISRIYDEIDITTTKRDAEEHRRIIQTAFSLTHGNFEALDVQPFVPGQWENVYAQRRAGKLRTEIHSRYALAASCFFFVLLGSSFSIYHGRSQFLTNFFVCFMPVLLFYYPVVMLMINLSKTGTVNPLWGMWAGNAGLFVAGIFMLRKVLQH from the coding sequence ATGCGTTTGTTACAACGTTATGTGCTGTTTGAGTTGTTGCGAGTTTTCGCGATCGCTCTAACTGGTTTGACGCTCATGTTGACTTTCGTCGGCGTGATCGGCGAAGCCACGCGCAATGGGCTGGGGCCAAAATTGATTCTGCAGATCCTGCCCTACATTGTTCCCAGTCTGATGCCGTTTACCATTCCAGCAACATTGTTGCTGACAGTCACCGTGGTTTACGGCCGCATGTCGGGGGACCAAGAAATCACCGCCATCAAGGCAGCCGGCATCAACGTGATGTCGATTATCATGCCGTCAATCATCATCGGCCTCGCCCTCAGTCTGGGAACGTTCATTCTCACGGATCAGTTCATTCCCTGGGCCAAAGGCCGCACCAAGCAAATTGTCGCCACCGGGATGGAAGACATCTTCCTCGACATCCTCCGCGCAAAACACAAATTTGTCGAAGACAAAATGGGCATCGCCATCAACGTGTTGGATGTCGACGGTCGGACTCTCGTCGGACCACGAATTCACTTCAAGCGTGGCTCGGGAGAAGCAATCCATATTGAAGCTGAATCTGCCAAGTTGGGTTTTGATACGGAAAAAAATGAGATTCGCCTGCGGCTGTGGAATGGAACCGTCAATACGCCCGGTAATGCCGGAGTCCGGTTTGTCCAGGAAGATAAATCCTTTCCGCTGCCCCGCGACATCTCCGAAATGCACCCCCGTGACATCTCCATCTCGCGGATCTATGACGAAATTGATATCACCACGACCAAACGAGATGCGGAGGAACACCGCCGGATCATTCAAACTGCGTTCTCACTCACGCATGGAAATTTTGAAGCTCTGGATGTACAGCCCTTTGTCCCCGGCCAATGGGAAAACGTCTATGCCCAACGCCGCGCTGGAAAACTACGCACCGAAATCCACTCCCGCTACGCCTTGGCGGCCAGTTGCTTTTTCTTCGTGTTGCTGGGAAGTTCATTTTCCATCTATCACGGCCGCAGCCAGTTCTTGACGAACTTTTTTGTCTGTTTCATGCCGGTGCTGCTCTTCTATTACCCGGTCGTGATGCTGATGATCAATCTTTCCAAAACCGGCACTGTCAATCCGTTGTGGGGCATGTGGGCGGGTAACGCCGGCCTATTTGTCGCCGGCATCTTCATGCTCCGAAAGGTGCTGCAGCACTAA
- a CDS encoding exo-alpha-sialidase, with amino-acid sequence MILRLFAVTVMCVAALDTATFAADPKLGEPMGPVDLLTHDGRKMTMRNYDERPATAVLFLSPRCPVTEKAINEIAALHQEYRRKNVLFVGIVPDPEVTNAELADFIQKRGVIFPLYRDPQGKIVKQFGASVTPEVFMLDGESKLIYHGGLADAAGHDALESRIRDVLAKKEITPKSDKALGSAIGAKLSPIKRDNPYGQLSFSSELVFEKIPQAAVHHCSVIEQAPNGDLLCVWYGGNYESGDDQMIFLARRKKGSRTWSEPEVLIEDALLPPGNAIIFVDGRKRLQMVWCRMEPTRPIRRGGGWDRCRLMLRTSEDSGRTWSKDREMFDEDLWAVPRNRPLTLRDGTIVLPVEAVVDGRDGSTFLISRDDGDSWKIGGFTTGGSQPALAEREDGSLVALMRKYPQITEIISQDQGETWSEAKPTTLNNPDSGISMIPMANGHWVIVYNDSKNSRTPLSIARSTDEGRTWEAPLKLEANPGEYSYPSLLQTADGKIHVTYTFRRYGIKHVELNEDWLVHMERPN; translated from the coding sequence ATGATTTTGCGATTGTTTGCCGTCACTGTAATGTGCGTTGCCGCACTCGATACAGCCACGTTTGCCGCGGACCCGAAACTGGGCGAGCCGATGGGGCCTGTGGATCTACTGACCCACGATGGCCGAAAAATGACGATGCGCAACTACGACGAACGGCCGGCGACGGCAGTGTTGTTTTTGTCGCCGCGGTGCCCCGTGACGGAAAAAGCGATCAACGAAATTGCAGCGCTGCACCAAGAATACCGCCGCAAGAACGTGCTGTTTGTGGGTATTGTCCCCGATCCGGAAGTGACGAACGCCGAATTGGCAGATTTCATCCAAAAGCGGGGAGTAATTTTTCCGCTGTATCGCGATCCGCAAGGAAAGATCGTGAAACAATTCGGAGCCAGCGTGACTCCAGAGGTGTTTATGTTGGATGGAGAGTCGAAGCTGATTTATCACGGCGGATTGGCCGATGCTGCCGGACACGACGCGCTGGAGAGTAGAATTCGCGACGTGTTGGCGAAAAAGGAGATCACACCCAAATCGGACAAGGCGTTAGGCTCTGCGATTGGTGCGAAATTGTCGCCGATTAAACGCGACAATCCGTACGGGCAATTGTCGTTCTCGTCTGAATTGGTGTTTGAGAAGATTCCACAAGCGGCGGTGCACCATTGTTCGGTGATTGAACAGGCGCCCAATGGGGATTTGTTGTGCGTCTGGTACGGCGGCAATTATGAATCCGGGGACGACCAAATGATTTTTCTAGCCCGCCGCAAAAAAGGTTCGCGGACTTGGAGCGAGCCGGAAGTGTTGATCGAAGATGCACTGCTGCCGCCGGGCAACGCGATTATTTTTGTCGATGGTCGCAAACGGCTGCAAATGGTCTGGTGCCGAATGGAACCGACGCGTCCGATTCGACGTGGTGGGGGGTGGGATCGCTGCCGGTTGATGCTCCGCACTTCCGAAGATAGTGGGCGAACCTGGTCCAAGGATCGCGAGATGTTTGACGAAGATCTGTGGGCCGTGCCCCGCAATCGTCCACTGACGCTGCGGGACGGCACGATTGTTTTGCCGGTGGAGGCGGTTGTGGATGGACGGGACGGATCGACATTTTTGATCAGCCGCGACGACGGGGATTCGTGGAAAATTGGCGGATTCACCACTGGCGGAAGCCAACCGGCGTTGGCGGAGCGCGAAGATGGTTCGCTGGTGGCATTGATGCGCAAGTACCCGCAAATCACGGAAATTATCTCGCAGGACCAAGGAGAGACCTGGAGCGAGGCAAAGCCAACCACGCTGAACAATCCCGATTCGGGAATCTCAATGATTCCCATGGCCAACGGGCATTGGGTGATTGTGTACAACGACTCGAAAAACAGCCGGACCCCACTGAGCATCGCCCGTTCGACCGACGAAGGGCGGACCTGGGAAGCGCCGCTGAAATTGGAGGCGAACCCGGGTGAGTATTCCTATCCGTCGCTGTTGCAAACAGCCGATGGGAAGATTCATGTGACGTATACTTTTCGGCGATATGGTATCAAGCATGTCGAGCTGAATGAGGATTGGTTGGTGCACATGGAACGTCCGAACTGA
- a CDS encoding bifunctional 2-methylcitrate dehydratase/aconitate hydratase, protein MSDKIQVTEQVPDQLLVEIAEYAADASIESELAYDTARWCLMDSLGCGLLALNYPACEKMLGPVVPGAEMAGGARVLGTAYELDPVAAAFNNGCLIRWLDFNDTWLAAEWGHPSDNLGAILACADYLNRAGKQKLTVRDILTAMIKAHEIQGVLALTNSFNRVGLDHVLLVRVASTAVAAKMLGATKQQIINAVSHAWIDGGALRTYRHAPNTGSRKSWAAGDATSRAVRLALISLTGEMGYATALSAPTWGFQDVLFKGAQIELSQPLGSYVMENVLFKISFPAEFHAQTAVEAAVTLYPQVKDRLDEIERIRIETHESAVRIIDKTGPLNNPADRDHCLQYMTAVPLIRGTLTADDYEDTAAVDPRIDQLRERMEVVEVPAYSHDYLDSQKRSIANAVQVFFTDGTSTERVEVEYPIGHRRRRDEGMPLLEQKFQDNMATQFDSTRCASVLAAFAEPSKLDALPADQFMELFVV, encoded by the coding sequence ATGAGCGACAAAATTCAGGTGACGGAACAGGTTCCCGACCAGTTGCTGGTTGAGATTGCGGAATACGCGGCGGATGCATCGATTGAAAGTGAGCTGGCCTATGACACCGCGCGGTGGTGTTTGATGGACAGCTTGGGGTGCGGGCTGTTGGCGTTGAATTATCCGGCGTGCGAGAAGATGCTGGGGCCGGTTGTGCCGGGAGCGGAGATGGCCGGTGGGGCGCGGGTCTTGGGGACGGCCTATGAATTGGATCCGGTGGCGGCGGCGTTTAATAACGGGTGTTTGATTCGCTGGTTGGATTTTAATGACACGTGGCTGGCGGCGGAGTGGGGGCATCCTTCAGACAATTTGGGGGCGATCTTGGCCTGCGCGGATTATTTGAATCGTGCGGGGAAGCAAAAGTTGACGGTACGCGACATCTTGACGGCGATGATCAAGGCGCATGAGATTCAAGGAGTGCTGGCGCTGACGAACTCGTTCAACCGTGTGGGATTGGATCACGTTCTATTGGTCCGCGTCGCCAGTACGGCTGTTGCGGCGAAGATGTTGGGGGCAACCAAACAACAAATCATCAATGCCGTGTCGCACGCCTGGATCGATGGAGGAGCATTGCGGACGTATCGGCATGCCCCGAATACTGGTTCGCGCAAAAGTTGGGCCGCCGGCGATGCGACCAGTCGGGCGGTGCGGTTGGCATTGATTTCCCTAACCGGTGAAATGGGGTATGCCACGGCGCTCTCGGCCCCGACATGGGGGTTTCAAGATGTGTTGTTCAAGGGCGCACAGATTGAACTTTCGCAGCCGTTGGGAAGTTACGTAATGGAGAACGTGTTGTTCAAAATCTCATTTCCAGCGGAGTTTCACGCGCAGACGGCGGTTGAAGCGGCGGTCACATTGTATCCGCAGGTCAAAGATCGTTTGGATGAGATTGAGCGGATCCGCATCGAGACGCACGAATCGGCGGTGCGGATTATCGATAAGACCGGCCCGCTGAATAATCCGGCGGATCGCGACCACTGTTTGCAATACATGACAGCGGTACCGTTGATTCGCGGAACGTTGACGGCCGACGATTATGAAGACACGGCCGCAGTCGATCCACGGATTGATCAGTTGCGGGAGCGGATGGAAGTCGTCGAGGTCCCGGCGTATTCGCACGATTATCTCGATTCCCAGAAACGGTCGATCGCCAATGCGGTACAGGTGTTTTTCACCGATGGTACGTCGACTGAGCGTGTGGAAGTTGAGTACCCCATCGGGCATCGCCGACGTCGTGATGAAGGGATGCCGCTATTGGAGCAAAAGTTCCAAGATAACATGGCGACACAATTCGACAGCACACGCTGCGCATCAGTGCTGGCGGCGTTTGCCGAGCCGTCGAAGTTGGATGCCTTGCCGGCGGATCAATTCATGGAATTGTTTGTGGTCTGA
- the rlmN gene encoding 23S rRNA (adenine(2503)-C(2))-methyltransferase RlmN: MSAALLFDLTPDQLTDWCTEHGHKPYRARQIFHGAFGRRVMAFSDMSDLPAKLREQLADSFQFFSSTITAHNVASDGTEKLLLAMQDGSTVECVLMREGKRRTICISTQVGCAMGCVFCASGMLGLTRNLSAGEITEQIVRLDQLLPAEERITNIVVMGIGEPLANLDNLLQALDHVTADGGMGIGARRITISTVGLPEKIRRLAECGKAYNLAVSLHAPNEELRSQIIPVNEGIGLAAVLRAADDYFEKVGRRVSYEYILLGKLNDAPEHAQQLANLLKSRFAHVNLIPMNPVAESSFRRPSERRIQRFLEILQEAGVPVTVRKRKGADIDAACGQLRLRKHNDNALVDLKS; this comes from the coding sequence ATGTCCGCCGCACTGCTGTTTGACTTAACTCCCGATCAACTCACCGATTGGTGCACTGAGCACGGACACAAACCGTACCGTGCCCGTCAGATCTTTCACGGCGCGTTTGGGCGGCGGGTGATGGCATTCTCCGATATGAGCGATTTGCCCGCGAAATTACGCGAGCAATTGGCCGACAGTTTTCAGTTTTTCTCCTCCACAATAACTGCACACAACGTCGCCAGTGACGGGACTGAAAAACTACTGCTCGCGATGCAAGATGGCAGTACGGTCGAGTGTGTGTTGATGCGCGAAGGCAAACGACGCACCATTTGTATCAGTACGCAAGTTGGCTGCGCGATGGGCTGCGTGTTTTGTGCCAGCGGCATGCTAGGGCTCACACGCAATCTCTCCGCCGGAGAAATCACGGAGCAAATCGTCCGTTTGGATCAGCTCTTGCCGGCTGAAGAACGCATCACCAATATTGTGGTAATGGGCATTGGCGAGCCGCTTGCCAATCTTGACAACCTGCTCCAAGCGCTCGATCACGTCACGGCCGATGGCGGCATGGGCATCGGTGCCCGGCGGATCACAATTTCAACAGTCGGGCTGCCCGAGAAAATCCGCCGTCTCGCCGAGTGCGGCAAAGCCTACAATCTCGCGGTCTCGTTGCATGCCCCGAACGAGGAACTTCGCAGCCAGATCATACCCGTCAACGAGGGGATCGGATTAGCAGCGGTCTTGCGGGCCGCCGATGACTATTTCGAAAAAGTCGGCCGCCGCGTCTCGTATGAATACATCTTGCTCGGAAAACTGAATGATGCGCCGGAGCACGCGCAGCAGTTGGCGAATCTCTTAAAATCGCGATTCGCGCACGTCAACTTGATTCCCATGAATCCGGTCGCTGAGTCTTCCTTTCGCAGGCCCAGCGAACGCCGCATTCAGCGTTTTCTGGAAATCCTGCAAGAAGCCGGCGTACCGGTCACCGTTCGCAAACGCAAAGGGGCCGACATTGATGCCGCTTGCGGACAACTACGACTCCGCAAGCATAACGACAACGCACTGGTCGACCTGAAGTCCTAA
- a CDS encoding PQQ-dependent sugar dehydrogenase, which translates to MRLFAHVTCLMMSLVAGGGWIALSYADDAAEKTPPAESKPSEPEKPFGLTKRVPWTTSRVKGSPEPPPPYKLQREYPHLKFDQPIAMVPEPDSNRIFIFEVGGKLLTFEDDPDVSDSVAIFDMKWIDKSIGGSGWGLTLHPNYAENGYAYIFLNVTKRDGQESEHNYIYRIQLTKTNPPQFVRGSETLIVKWATAGHGGGDLAFGPDGYLYIGSGDGTSGSDVDNTGQDLSDFTGSILRIDVDHPSEGKEYSIPPDNPFLDVEGAIPEAWTNGHRQVWRMSFDRETGNLWVGEVGQDLWEMIHLIRRGGNYGWSIYEGSHPFMLEREMGPGKLYKPIVEHPHSESRSITGGYVYRAKKRPEFYGMYIYCDYETGIVWGFRYEDEQVKDHQRLSDSTYKVATFGHDHDREMYLVALSGEIFSLVPSGAPAHAAEKFPRKLSETGLFKSVSEQIPAAGVLPYSVNAPAWVDGAHVQRFVGVPGEEQITYGGQRGWEFPDHTVAAQTLSLEMEAGNPASRRPIETRLLTRQEGEWMAYTYMWNDAGDDADLVGRDGMDRKFQIRDAAEPTGVRQQTWRYAARTECMGCHSRAAKWVLGLNTLQMNRDYDFGGVTDNQIRAWDHIGMFKESPKKSIGELPKLSNPYDESAELNARARSYLHANCSHCHVSDGGGNAKMELEFTSDEKKTNIFNIPPNHGNFSINKGLLIAKGAPERSVILYRLSKLGQGRMPVLGSAVVDEDALKLFREWVAKLPAEGDTTTAAEVAQPEDLNSDVAAKRTAAIKKLLDNVSGAMVAVSLVDQEPPASPLRGEIIAAGSAHTNPLVRDLFERFVPEEQRVRRLGPLVRPEQILALTGDAARGRELFFKAAGVQCRDCHKIGDKGRELGPELTHVAKDKDKMKILDTILNPSKEIHKDYVSYIVETKRGQVHAGLLVEKTEDEVVLKDNQHELIRIARADIEILQPQDKSLMPEMLLREMTAEQAADLLQFLVELK; encoded by the coding sequence ATGCGACTATTCGCGCACGTCACTTGCTTGATGATGTCTCTGGTTGCCGGGGGAGGCTGGATCGCGTTGTCGTACGCCGACGATGCCGCGGAAAAGACCCCACCTGCAGAATCGAAACCCTCTGAGCCGGAAAAGCCATTTGGTCTAACAAAGCGGGTGCCCTGGACGACGTCACGCGTTAAAGGTTCGCCCGAGCCTCCACCGCCATACAAGCTGCAGCGCGAGTATCCGCACCTCAAATTCGACCAACCGATCGCGATGGTACCTGAGCCGGACAGCAATCGGATTTTCATTTTCGAGGTTGGCGGGAAATTGCTGACCTTTGAGGATGACCCGGATGTCTCGGATAGCGTTGCGATCTTCGACATGAAGTGGATCGACAAATCGATCGGTGGCAGTGGGTGGGGGCTGACACTGCACCCCAACTATGCGGAGAACGGCTACGCCTATATTTTCTTGAACGTCACCAAGCGGGACGGTCAGGAGTCAGAACACAATTACATCTACCGGATTCAACTAACGAAAACCAACCCGCCACAATTTGTCCGCGGGTCGGAGACGTTGATCGTGAAATGGGCGACGGCCGGCCATGGCGGGGGCGACTTGGCGTTCGGTCCCGACGGCTACTTGTACATCGGTTCGGGGGATGGAACGAGCGGATCCGACGTCGACAATACGGGGCAAGACCTGAGCGATTTTACGGGAAGCATCTTGCGGATCGACGTCGATCATCCGTCTGAGGGAAAAGAATACAGCATCCCGCCGGACAATCCGTTTCTGGATGTCGAAGGGGCAATTCCCGAGGCGTGGACCAACGGGCACCGTCAGGTGTGGCGGATGAGTTTTGATCGCGAGACGGGCAACTTGTGGGTCGGAGAAGTCGGCCAGGATCTGTGGGAAATGATTCACCTGATTCGTCGCGGCGGGAATTATGGCTGGAGCATCTACGAAGGTTCGCACCCGTTCATGTTGGAACGCGAAATGGGGCCGGGCAAATTGTACAAGCCGATCGTCGAGCATCCGCACTCGGAAAGCCGTTCGATCACCGGCGGGTACGTTTATCGCGCGAAGAAACGGCCGGAATTTTACGGTATGTATATTTATTGCGATTACGAAACGGGCATCGTCTGGGGATTTCGTTATGAGGACGAACAGGTCAAAGACCACCAGCGGCTGTCCGACTCGACGTATAAAGTCGCGACGTTTGGCCATGATCATGATCGCGAAATGTACTTGGTTGCATTGAGCGGTGAAATCTTTTCCTTGGTGCCGAGCGGCGCGCCGGCGCATGCTGCGGAGAAGTTTCCACGAAAACTAAGTGAGACCGGTCTGTTTAAATCAGTCTCCGAGCAGATTCCGGCGGCTGGAGTGTTGCCTTATTCGGTCAATGCACCGGCATGGGTTGATGGGGCGCACGTCCAGCGATTTGTAGGAGTCCCGGGGGAGGAACAGATTACGTACGGAGGGCAACGCGGTTGGGAATTTCCCGACCACACCGTGGCGGCGCAGACGTTGTCACTGGAGATGGAAGCGGGGAATCCAGCGAGCCGGCGTCCGATCGAAACGCGGTTGCTGACGCGGCAAGAGGGGGAATGGATGGCGTATACCTATATGTGGAACGATGCCGGGGACGACGCCGATTTGGTTGGTCGCGACGGCATGGATCGCAAATTCCAAATTCGTGACGCGGCGGAACCGACGGGAGTGCGACAGCAGACGTGGCGGTACGCGGCCCGCACGGAGTGTATGGGTTGCCATTCCCGCGCCGCCAAGTGGGTCCTGGGGCTGAACACGTTACAAATGAATCGGGACTACGACTTTGGCGGAGTCACCGATAATCAAATCCGCGCGTGGGACCATATCGGCATGTTTAAGGAATCGCCGAAAAAGTCGATTGGGGAGTTGCCCAAGCTTTCAAATCCATATGACGAATCAGCCGAGTTGAACGCCCGTGCGCGATCTTATTTGCACGCCAACTGTTCGCACTGTCATGTTTCGGACGGCGGTGGCAATGCGAAGATGGAATTGGAGTTCACCAGCGATGAAAAAAAGACGAACATTTTTAACATCCCGCCGAACCATGGAAACTTCAGCATCAATAAGGGCCTGTTGATTGCCAAAGGGGCTCCTGAGCGGTCGGTGATTTTGTATCGCTTGTCGAAACTGGGGCAGGGGCGGATGCCGGTTTTGGGGTCGGCGGTCGTGGATGAAGACGCACTGAAGTTGTTTCGGGAATGGGTGGCCAAATTGCCTGCTGAAGGAGATACAACGACCGCTGCCGAGGTCGCCCAGCCTGAAGATTTGAACAGCGATGTAGCCGCTAAACGGACCGCGGCAATCAAAAAGCTACTCGATAACGTCAGTGGGGCAATGGTGGCGGTGAGCCTGGTCGATCAGGAGCCACCCGCTTCGCCGCTACGCGGGGAGATCATCGCCGCCGGTTCCGCTCACACGAATCCGCTGGTGCGGGATTTGTTCGAACGGTTTGTCCCGGAGGAACAGCGGGTGCGTCGTCTGGGGCCGTTGGTTCGTCCGGAGCAAATCCTGGCCCTGACAGGCGATGCCGCACGGGGGCGGGAGTTGTTTTTCAAAGCGGCCGGTGTGCAGTGTCGCGACTGTCACAAAATCGGTGACAAAGGCCGCGAATTGGGGCCGGAGTTGACGCATGTGGCGAAGGACAAAGACAAGATGAAAATCTTGGATACGATTCTCAATCCGTCGAAGGAGATCCACAAGGATTACGTGAGCTATATCGTCGAAACCAAACGGGGGCAGGTGCATGCCGGATTGTTGGTGGAAAAAACCGAGGACGAAGTGGTGCTCAAGGACAATCAACACGAGTTGATTCGCATTGCCCGCGCGGACATCGAGATTCTGCAGCCGCAAGATAAGTCGCTCATGCCCGAGATGCTGCTGCGAGAGATGACGGCCGAACAGGCGGCGGACCTGTTACAGTTTCTGGTCGAGTTGAAATGA
- the eno gene encoding phosphopyruvate hydratase: MSKIEQIHAREVFDSRGKPTVEVEIRCAGSRAGRAIVPSGASTGRFEACELRDGDPNRFGGNGVLQAVGHVNHDIAAALTGMDAADQQSIDRALCDLDGTENKSRLGANAILGVSLAAAHAAAEAQQLPLWKHFAQLWQTAAADLGQLPSPTAALGQQPLMPLPMVNMISGGLHAGRNLDFQDYLILPVGATSYREALEWIITIYHRLGRLLTEKGYEGVLVGDEGGYGPKLTSNVQAVELVIEAIEACGRKPGTDVAIGLDVASSHFFDGTHYRLAATGDERLNSGDVIDLLEKWVSAYPIVSIEDGLAEDDWEGWQELTRRLGDRAQLIGDDLFVTNRRRLEKGLELSAGNSVLIKVNQIGTVWETFETLRLALQNGFWPVVSARSGETEDHTIADLAVATAAGQIKIGSIARSERLVKYNQLLRLEEQVGSDAYQGGRIFLALKS, translated from the coding sequence ATGTCTAAAATCGAACAGATCCACGCCCGCGAAGTCTTCGACAGTCGCGGGAAACCGACCGTCGAAGTTGAAATCCGTTGTGCCGGCAGTCGTGCGGGGCGGGCGATTGTTCCCAGTGGCGCTAGTACGGGCCGCTTCGAAGCTTGTGAACTGCGCGATGGCGACCCGAATCGTTTCGGTGGCAACGGCGTGTTGCAAGCGGTCGGCCATGTGAATCACGATATCGCCGCTGCCTTAACCGGCATGGATGCCGCTGATCAACAATCGATCGATCGCGCTCTGTGCGACCTGGACGGGACCGAAAACAAATCGCGACTTGGCGCTAACGCCATCTTGGGCGTCTCCCTCGCCGCCGCCCATGCCGCTGCCGAGGCTCAGCAACTTCCTCTCTGGAAACATTTCGCCCAACTGTGGCAGACAGCCGCCGCCGATCTCGGTCAGTTGCCGTCACCGACAGCTGCTCTAGGACAGCAACCATTGATGCCGCTGCCGATGGTGAACATGATCTCCGGCGGGCTCCACGCGGGACGCAATTTGGATTTCCAGGACTACTTGATCCTCCCCGTCGGCGCCACGTCTTACCGTGAAGCATTGGAATGGATCATCACCATCTACCACCGGCTAGGGCGACTGCTCACCGAAAAGGGATACGAAGGCGTCCTGGTTGGTGACGAAGGGGGATACGGTCCCAAGTTGACATCCAACGTCCAAGCGGTCGAACTCGTGATCGAAGCGATCGAAGCCTGTGGACGGAAACCGGGCACTGATGTCGCCATCGGACTCGACGTTGCCTCCTCGCACTTTTTTGATGGCACGCACTATCGTCTCGCTGCAACCGGCGATGAACGTCTCAACTCCGGGGACGTGATCGACTTGTTAGAAAAATGGGTCAGTGCCTATCCGATTGTCAGTATCGAAGATGGTTTAGCAGAAGATGACTGGGAGGGCTGGCAGGAATTGACGCGGCGACTGGGAGATCGTGCGCAACTGATTGGCGACGACTTGTTTGTCACCAACCGCCGGCGATTAGAAAAAGGGCTAGAACTCTCCGCCGGAAACAGCGTGCTGATTAAGGTCAATCAAATCGGCACTGTGTGGGAGACTTTTGAGACGCTCCGACTCGCGCTGCAAAACGGCTTCTGGCCGGTCGTCTCCGCTCGCAGCGGCGAAACCGAAGACCACACCATCGCCGACCTGGCCGTCGCAACCGCTGCGGGGCAAATTAAGATAGGTTCCATCGCCCGCAGCGAACGGCTGGTGAAATACAACCAACTCTTGCGGCTAGAAGAGCAAGTCGGGTCCGATGCTTACCAGGGAGGCCGGATTTTCTTGGCGCTGAAATCATAA
- a CDS encoding tetratricopeptide repeat protein, whose protein sequence is MRRSAAFDVVRYEKRERRPSVGSQPSEYRSAQRRKLAVKLPSPMDYITLSPCDIDVLYPPLGFLPIQEHELGNGDSFGFYWPIGFEDHPPIVAETYHDEWSVQPHFSSLDTFLTAIDDQGADEGEYIEPPDIEEDPRSPAACLKTARMRLKSQNVEDAIECLETAVSVLPEYRDAQALLSTQYRRLGQIDLAIKAAVQAIISTVCFGGHHAPLVAWLSQQKECPQELENDPIWGNRSKLTFKFGGEKENDQYLVLRDAIDCYLDNRAFIPAMTLMQTYGDLMTNETISFQERNGFDRHNFYVWQREVAAEMYGKPRTMQPPPI, encoded by the coding sequence ATGCGTCGCAGCGCAGCTTTCGATGTAGTTAGGTATGAAAAGCGTGAACGACGTCCGTCAGTAGGAAGCCAGCCGTCAGAATATCGCAGTGCTCAACGGAGAAAACTCGCCGTGAAACTTCCCTCTCCCATGGATTACATTACATTGTCTCCGTGCGATATCGACGTTTTGTATCCTCCGCTTGGTTTTTTACCAATCCAGGAACATGAACTCGGGAACGGAGATAGCTTTGGTTTCTATTGGCCAATTGGATTTGAGGATCACCCCCCCATTGTCGCTGAAACATATCACGACGAATGGTCGGTCCAACCTCATTTCTCCTCCCTGGATACGTTTCTGACGGCCATCGATGACCAGGGCGCTGATGAAGGCGAATACATTGAACCGCCCGATATCGAGGAAGACCCTCGTTCGCCAGCTGCTTGTTTAAAAACTGCGCGCATGCGCCTCAAATCGCAAAATGTCGAAGACGCGATTGAGTGCTTGGAAACGGCCGTTTCAGTATTACCAGAATATCGCGATGCACAGGCGTTGCTGAGCACACAATACCGACGACTCGGACAAATCGACTTAGCGATCAAGGCGGCAGTTCAAGCGATTATTTCGACGGTTTGCTTTGGTGGTCACCACGCTCCACTGGTGGCGTGGCTATCACAGCAAAAGGAGTGTCCGCAAGAATTGGAGAACGACCCAATTTGGGGCAACCGTTCGAAATTGACTTTTAAATTCGGAGGTGAAAAGGAAAACGATCAATATCTCGTTCTCCGAGACGCGATTGATTGTTATCTCGATAACAGGGCATTCATCCCCGCAATGACCTTAATGCAAACTTACGGCGATCTCATGACAAATGAGACGATTTCGTTTCAGGAGCGCAACGGATTCGATCGACACAATTTTTATGTGTGGCAACGCGAGGTGGCGGCAGAGATGTACGGGAAGCCGCGAACAATGCAACCACCGCCAATTTAA